A stretch of Falco rusticolus isolate bFalRus1 chromosome 2, bFalRus1.pri, whole genome shotgun sequence DNA encodes these proteins:
- the SUCLA2 gene encoding succinate--CoA ligase [ADP-forming] subunit beta, mitochondrial isoform X2 — MSMGLLQEAGISVPHGLVARTPDEAYKIAKEIGSKDLVVKAQVLAGGRGKGTFEGGLKGGVKIVFSPEEAKDISSKMIGKKLFTKQTGEKGRICNQVFICERRYPRREYYFAITMERSFQGPVLIGSSQGGVNIEDVAAENPDAIIKEPIDIVEGIKKEQAVRLAQKMGFPPNLVDEAAENMVKLYNLFLKYDATMIEINPMVEDASGVVMCMDAKINFDSNSAYRQKKIFDMQDWTQEDQRDRDAAKADLNYIGLDGNIGCLVNGAGLAMATMDIIKLHGGTPANFLDVGGGATVQQVTEAFKLITSDKKVLAILVNIFGGIMRCDVIAQGIVMAVKDLDLKIPIVVRLQGTRVDDAKALITASGLKILACDDLDEAAKMVVKLSEIVTLAKQAQVDVKFQLPI; from the exons GTTCAAAGGATCTTGTGGTTAAAGCACAGGTTTTAGCTGGTGGTAGAGGAAAAGGAACATTTGAAGGTGGCCTCAAAGGAGGAGTGAAAATAGTTTTTTC TCCAGAAGAAGCAAAAGATATCTCCTCCAAAATGATTGGAAAGAAGTTGTTTACCAAGCAGACAGGAGAAAAGGGCAGGATATGCAATCAAGTATTTATCTGTGAGCGCAGATATCCCAGGAGAGAATACTATTTTGCAATAACAATGGAAAGGTCTTTTCAA GGTCCTGTGCTGATAGGCAGTTCTCAGGGTGGTGTTAATATTGAAGATGTTGCTGCAGAGAATCCTGATGCGATAATTAAGGAACCCATTGATATAGTAGAAGGCATAAAAAAGGAGCAAGCTGTTAGG cttGCCCAAAAAATGGGATTTCCTCCTAATTTGGTGgatgaagcagctgaaaatatgGTCAAATTATATAATCTCTTCCTGAAATATGATGCTACTATGATAGAAATAAATCCTATGGTTGAAGATGCATCAGGAGTTG tgatgTGTATGGATGCTAAAATAAACTTTGACAGTAATTCAGCCTATCGTCAGAAGAAGATCTTTGATATGCAGGATTGGACACAAGAAGATCAAAGAGACAGGGATGCTGCAAAAGCAGATCTCAACTATATAGGATTGGATGGAAACATAGGCTGCTTAG TCAATGGTGCTGGCTTAGCTATGGCCACAATGGATATAATTAAACTTCACGGCGGAACTCCAGCAAACTTCCTTGATGTTGGTGGTGGTGCTACAGTGCAGCAAGTGACAGAAGCCTTTAAGCTTATTACCTCTGATAAAAAG GTACTGGCTATTCTGGTAAATATATTTGGTGGCATTATGCGATGTGATGTGATAGCACAAGGTATCGTTATGGCAGTAAAGGATTTGGACCTAAAAATACCAATTGTGGTTCGGTTGCAAG GTACACGAGTTGATGATGCCAAGGCTTTAATAACAGCTAGTGGCCTCAAAATCCTTGCGTGTGATGACTTGGATGAAGCTGCAAAAATG gtggtgAAACTCTCTGAAATAGTAACCTTAGCAAAACAAGCACAGGTGGATGTTAAATTTCAGTTGCCCATTTGA